In Triticum aestivum cultivar Chinese Spring chromosome 5B, IWGSC CS RefSeq v2.1, whole genome shotgun sequence, the following proteins share a genomic window:
- the LOC123116029 gene encoding protein FAR1-RELATED SEQUENCE 5, whose amino-acid sequence MGFGIRLSKLRFNASKKLTMREFCCSHQGKNPKTKKPSVRVGCGAMLRINRPTGEGSWTVTKFVEDHNHELKETIGVTKNYKSHNQIDEGTRHVIADMVDSGMRSTNMYGLLSGFCGGASMVPFSRRMMDRLAYAIKRDECSEDVELTLDLFKELQSNSSNFFYSVQVDKACRVKNIFWSHAVSRRNFQAFGDVVTFDTTYKTNSYNMPFAPFVGVNNHFQSILFGCALLRDETVESFNWLFSTFRKCMNGKEPQCILTDNCQQMAASIKKVFPKASHRVCKWHILKKVRENCGNIYSTRETFKEDFHKVLTQMLTVDEFEGAWKELISEYKLEDCVYLKQMWDIREKWAFPYFGHLFYAGMTTTQRSESVNYVLKRFVMPASSMNGFVKKYERFFIDRLQMEDYEEFHTKHDKVVMKTRSPLERHASKVYTRGVFNLFVDQLSKSLSFKVVATDEESVFKIVRIGGFARNIWRRHHYEVYADLESMTFSCVCKMFEHKGILCCYVLSVLIHDGCAEIPEQYVLKRWRKDARDCVPSFLEGYKDDVDAAASQTYRHLVLHTTSEEVTRLGNKYMKAYKVAMEDLSQLVEKLRKVCLEEEQANLEGAEVQGEGHNQTHDPTIADGDRTSREGDSTPHVHEVSEGPFEEGVSMEDILPPIKNRPRGRPKTTRWKTGGEAASTKKSGKKVGGSSDSTKQGGNASGKKESDIIRYCGDCGDPGHNKSTCGKPSTYKRKYVYKE is encoded by the exons ATGGGTTTTGGAATTCGATTATCGAAGCTGCGTTTTAATGCATCGAAGAAATTGACTATGCGGGAATTTTGTTGTTCGCATCAG gGAAAAAATCCTAAGACAAAAAAACCTTCAGTACGTGTTGGTTGTGGCGCTATGTTGAGGATTAATAGACCAACTGGTGAGGGGTCGTGGACAGTGACTAAGTTTGTAGAGGACCATAACCATGAGCTTAAGGAGACAATTGGTGTGACTAAGAATTACAAGTCACATAATCAAATTGATGAGGGGACTAGACATGTCATTGCCGACATGGTGGATAGCGGTATGAGGTCGACCAACATGTATGGTTTATTGTCAGGGTTTTGTGGAGGAGCTTCAATGGTCCCGTTCTCACGTAGGATGATGGACAGACTAGCTTATGCTATCAAGAGGGATGAGTGCAGTGAAGATGTAGAGCTGACCCTTGATCTTTTCAAAGAGTTGCAGAGCAATTCCAGCAATTTTTTCTATAGTGTGCAAGTTGACAAGGCATGCCGTGTGAAGAATATATTCTGGTCTCATGCTGTATCGAGGAGGAATTTTCAGGCCTTTGGtgatgttgtgacgtttgatactaCATATAAGACTAATAGTTACAACATGCCATTTGCTCCGTTTGTAGGAGTAAATAATCATTTTCAGAGCATATTGTTTGGGTGTGCATTACTTAGAGATGAGACAGTTGAGTCTTTCAATTGGTTGTTCTCTACGTTCAGGAAGTGCATGAATGGAAAGGAGCCGCAGTGCATACTTACCG ATAATTGCCAACAGATGGCAGCCTCTATTAAAAAAGTTTTTCCAAAAGCATCTCATCGTGTTTGCAAGTGGCATATACTTAAGAAGGTGAGGGAAAATTGTGGAAATATCTACAGCACTAGAGAAACATTCAAAGAAGACTTTCACAAGGTGTTAACTCAGATGTTGACAGTAGATGAGTTTGAGGGGGCATGGAAGGAATTAATTTCCGAGTATAAGCTGGAAGATTGTGTGTATCTGAAGCAGATGTGGGATATCAGGGAAAAGTGGGCATTCCCTTATTTTGGGCACTTGTTCTATGCTGGAATGACAACTACACAGAGGAGCGAGTCAGTTAATTATGTCTTGAAAAGGTTTGTCATGCCGGCCTCTTCGATGAATGGTTTCGTAAAGAAGTATGAGAGATTCTTCATAGACAGATTACAGATGGAAGATTATGAGGAATTTCATACTAAACAT GACAAAGTTGTTATGAAGACTAGATCACCATTGGAAAGACATGCTTCAAAGGTATATACTCGTGGTGTATTCAACTTATTTGTGGATCAGCTATCGAAAAGTTTGTCCTTCAAGGTCGTCGCCACTGATGAGGAGAGTGTTTTTAAAATAGTACGTATTGGGGGTTTTGCTCGGAACATCTGGCGACGGCACCATTATGAAGTGTATGCAGACCTTGAAAGCATGACATTTTCGTGTGTATGTAAGATGTTTGAGCACAAGGGTATACTGTGTTGTTATGTGCTTAGT GTCCTGATACATGATGGCTGTGCTGAGATCCCAGAGCAGTATGTCTTGAAGCGATGGAGGAAGGATGCTAGAGACTGTGTGCCTTCATTCCTGGAGGGTTACAAAGATGATGTCGATGCCGCTGCTTCACAGACGTACAGACATCTGGTGCTCCATACAACATCAGAGGAGGTAACTCGTCTTGGTAACAAATACATGAAGGCTTACAAGGTTGCCATGGAAGACCTATCTCAATTGGTGGAAAAACTTAGAAAGGTCTGCCTGGAGGAAGAGCAGGCTAATCTGGAAGGGGCAGAAGTTCAGGGTGAGGGACATAATCAGACGCATGATCCTACAATAGCTGATGGTGATAGAACCTCAAGAGAAGGAGATAGTACTCCCCATGTCCATGAAGTCAGTGAAGGCCCATTCGAGGAAGGGGTGAGTATGGAAGATATTTTGCCACCTATAAAGAATCGTCCGAGAGGCAGGCCAAAAACTACAAGATGGAAAACTGGTGGGGAAGCAGCTAGTACAAAGAAGAGTGGTAAGAAAGTGGGTGGCAGTAGTGATAGCACAAAGCAAGGTGGCAATGCTTCTGGGAAGAAAGAGTCTGACATCATTAGGTATTGTGGAGACTGTGGTGACCCGGGACATAATAAGTCTACATGTGGGAAGCCGTCCACGTACAAGAGGAAGTATGTTTACAAGGAATAG